Proteins found in one Larimichthys crocea isolate SSNF chromosome I, L_crocea_2.0, whole genome shotgun sequence genomic segment:
- the LOC109139237 gene encoding putative nuclease HARBI1 has translation MACPFDHDPVDEGAAILRRELHICRQRVLRPRIDISALPDNFLFERYRFTSQSIIYIHNLIRPHISNITSRSHALTSQQILCVALRFFANGSFLYNIGDAEHLSKATVCRAIRRVCLALKRLLPIFVVFPGHKPVRAIKEEFHRIAGFPNVIGCIDGTHIPITAPSHNEADYVNRKSIHSINVQIICDAAHIISNVEAPSTCQLCRMAERSETRFVLITFEFKAPPQIKT, from the exons ATGGCGTGTCCTTTTGATCACGATCCTGTGGACGAAGGTGCAGCAATCCTGCGCAGGGAATTACATATCTGTCGGCAGAGAGTACTCAGACCACGCATAGATATTTCAGCCCTCCCggacaattttctttttgagcGGTACCGTTTTACTTCACAGTCTataatttacatacacaacCTCATCCGTCcgcacatttcaaacatcacgAGTCGCAGTCATGCGCTCACATCgcagcagattttgtgtgtggcgCTGCGTTTTTTTGCCAATGGCAGTTTCTTGTATAACATCGGAGATGCTGAGCACTTGAGTAAGGCAACTGTATGCAGGGCCATCAGAAGAGTCTGCCTCGCCCTGAAAAGACTTTTACCTATATTTGTTGTCTTCCCTGGACACAAACCTGTCAGGGCCATTAAGGAAGAGTTCCACAGGATCGCAG gatttcccaatgtgattggctgcataGATGGTACGCACATTCCCATCACGGCTCCCTCACATAATGAGGCTGATTATGTGAATAGGAAGTCCATTCACAGCATTAATGTGCAG ATCATATGTGATGCTGCACACATAATCTCCAATGTGGAGGCCCCGTCCACCTGCCAGCTATGCAGGATGGCCGAGCGGTCAGAGACACGATTTGTACTAATCACTTTTGAGTTTAAAGCaccaccacaaataaaaacatga